Part of the Cottoperca gobio chromosome 16, fCotGob3.1, whole genome shotgun sequence genome, CTATTTTACTTGCCAGTGAAGGACGAAGACTGCATTCAATATTTAACCAAAATGGcacaatatgaataaaatagATAACCAACATCTGAATTTGTTATGAAATAATTACGTTATTCTAAAGTCAAAATAATAACTAACCTAGCATGTAGCTAAGAAAAAAGACACTCGTCTTCAACAGCCTTTGATAAACACAGCAGCTTCCATAGCGCATTGACCAATATAATTACGTATCCTGATGATTGACGTTTTTAAGAGCCAATCGCAGCCACTGTACGCCGCCAATTGCCTTGCTTGCTCAGGTGGGTGGGAACCACAACTAACCAAAAGTGGTCACCTGAAGATGTCTGACAATGCAGAGTCCCCAACAGAAACGCAAAAAGAAGAGTCACAACCGCCGTCAGACGATTCGACGACAAATGATGATaagaaaaaaagtaagaaagaaatataTCGAAAACTCTACGCATTTAGCGAATAATAACCATCTGTTTACGATGAATGTTGACAAGGGAAGAGGAAGCAATTCCGGGTATGTGACGTAAAATGCGATTGACATACGTCGTGTCCAATAGGAATGCTCCTTTTTTTCTGTTAAGCCAATAAACATTTAGCATGTATCATGTGTTATTGCCGGTTCGTGTATTGGCTAATGCTAATATTTATGAAGGCAACATATAATCTTTTTGCTCttgtatgatatatattttttcagagAAGATGTGTACATAATTCATCAAATATATCTTACGCTAGTGCCAATAACAACTACTTATCTTGAACATAAGAATAATTTATTTACGCTAAGCTAACAAATTCAGGTTAGCTTAAAACTGTTACAGTTTATTGAAAATATCTTGTTTCATGTTTTGGGGATTGAAATACGTTTGTTCAGGAATTGCAAGGAACActctccttttttaaattaatattcgTTTCATAAGCTGTGCGAGGTTTTTGTTCCCGTTTCAGAGTTATTTaagaaaactattttcacaCTACTACAACTTGACCGAATAACTTTATTTCATTGTCTCGCGCTTTATTAACAACTCAAACCGTTAGATATAAATCAGGGTCAACAACCTATAGCATAATCATTATACAGTCGCCTGGCCAATGTTTTTAGAATGTAAGGTAAAGGTAACCATATAGCAATTAATATTAGAATAAGAATACTAGTGAATACATGAGGCCTGCACATAATTGAATGTAGTTAATCATGTCATTTGAATGAAGTTTAACGTCCAGTTTaattatatagtgtatatatagaagtgtgtgtgtatatataatagtgtttgagtaaaatgtttaaaacatgagAGCTGAGCTGCATAAGTTGGGAATTTCTCATTTTTGGTGATTAGGTTAATTCCTGAGGATGCAATGCTTTTTTTATatgcacattttataaactCATAATAAATAgtacaaattaatttaatatccTTTTTTAGTGTgcaaaaatatttgtgtttcattaaaaaaaactttttcacTTAAAATTGTTAACATAAAACATGGTCTCTGCACACGTAGGTCCAATGCAAGGTTTTAGTAATAAAGCCAGGTTTTCTGTCACTAGACTCTCATCAGGGCAAATGTTTGACAACAGTCTTAGGATTACAACAAAGGGAATGCTTTTTTTGTAAGTAACCGTGGGAAATGTAGTTCACAATTGTACCAACAGTAAATTAAttaagaaagtaaaataattgaaaTATGCATCAGAACAAAAAGAATTGTAGGCTATAATAACAAATTGTGCAAAATCCCAAactatgtatttttttttttttatgtaggcTGTAAGCATAATAAAGACATGTATTTAATTCTGCAGTACTTTCTAAAAAATTTCACAGGAAGCACGTCAACATAGTTTTTGTTTCACTGGATTCAACTTCTCCAGAAATCCCCCTGAACACTTCATGTTAAGATTTGACTGGGCAAGTCTGGGTGGCGGAAGCAgcattttcacttttattttcttcttaatttTTATAGTTGATGTGCTGCTGAAGTCAGTGGGAGACACTCctataatgaaaacaaagaagtgGGCAGTGGACAGGGGGAGGACGATACTGTCCCTGTCTCAGTTCATCTCCCGCTTCCTCAAGCTTGATGGCAGTGAACAACTGGTAAGGATGAAGTTCATCTACTGATTTGTTCACTTCCCAAAATCATGTCTTGGACAGATGCTTTGAAAACATGCTTCAGGTCTTTCAGTTTTTTACATATAACTgcatctgcttttttttttttttcagttcattTATGTTAACCAGTCTTTCGCCCCCTCACCGGATCAAGAAGTAGGGATCCTCTTTGATGTGAGTACATATAAGCACCCATTTAAATGCCCTGAGACTATAGTGTGTTTCCTTAACCTAAATCAGATTGTTTTGTAATCCACTTAAAACGGGAGCATGACGGTTCATTCGCGACAATTATAACAGTATGTGTAACAAAATTATCTCAATTCCAAAGTCCAATTAATAGTTTTTTCCGAGCTTTTAAGCTTATCATCAACTAACATGTTTGATTCCAGTTACGTTtactgatgaagaccatgagatgcGGTTGAAAGCTCAGAAAAAGCTAATAACTGGTCCTTACACACAATCATAaactattaaaataacaaataaaattgcaacacatgtgcacacaaaataCAAGTTTATTCATGTTGACTACTTaccaaaaacaaagatttaagTCCTGTGTTGTTCTATTTATTCAGTCAGTAAAGTACATGTACCAAGTCTTATCAGTTATTACAGATGAGACCTTTTCAGGAATATTAATATTCTGTAAATATgaccttttcctttttataggAAACATCCTGTATACACAATCACAGGTAGTTTGACAATACTTAACCATTGTATAGCTAAATATCTTTACCATATTTCTCTTAGCTTTTAATGTTCTATTATCCAATGTAATTGGCAAGCCTTCGGGGTTATGTGGAGCTTTAACCAGCAGAGGGGGCAACAAGAGGGAAGCTCCATGTTACAAATGCTTAAATCCTTAACCACTGATTAAAGTAAGAAACAGAATTTACAGTGGACATCCGCTCTCACTGCtcacagcagcaacatttaaccGTTAACATTAGTTTTGTACAAAGTCATTTTGAAACGATATTGTCACATTTCTCCTGTCttactattttatttaacatttcatttaatgtaattttttctcttttttttttcagtgttttggCAGCGATGGCAAGCTGGTTCTACATTACTGTAAATCTCAAGCTTGGGGTTAAACTGCTTTCTTCAACCCTATTTCGGACCTCCCCCTTTCTTACATTCATGCtccaaacatgcacacaaagtcGTTTTAGTTTTTggccttttgttttcattcagtttttctgtatatacatattgtaAATAAATTATTGTGACTATGTAAAGCTctgtcttctgtttttttttcttttttttaagtcatCGCATTTGGCTCCCAAAAATAAACGCATAACTTTGTGGGCACATGATTTGTCTTTGCACAGCGCTGGTGATATTCATATGGATGGATTCACAGTTTCATTGCAATAATTAAATACCTAGTAAAAGTCAAATTCGCAAAAGGTTTTTGGGAGGTTTACGAAGGAACCTCCTCTAAAAAGCAACAGCCACAGGAAGAGCGGGGGCACTACAGTAACAGATGGACTTAGAGGGATTACATGATTCAGGATGGGTTTGTGACATAAATTCCCAAGAAAGACCGAAAAGAGAGTAGAGTGGCGTGGAGACAGATGCTCGGTCGCTCCATTGGTCTTGCATCGCCGTCCGACTATTGGACTGAAGGATTAAAGGGAGGAGTGAAGCTGGAGAGGTAAGGCTCACTGATTCTCATCCTGGAGGAGGAAAACTAGTGACAGAAACAGGGGAAAGATGACACGATGAGAATCAGTTAAAGATGGAGCAACAAGAGTCAAGAGTTTTGATTGAGGGCTCTTGAACAAGGCAGAGATAACTAAGGACGGCTGGTTTACAGGACTGCAAGAAGAGAAAGTGTTTTATTGTGGTAGTTGCCTCATGTTTGACCTGAAGTACTACAAGGGACAAGGAAAAGATCTTTGGTAGGTACTTTAAAATAACGAGCTGAAATTCTTGTtccatcaaaataaaatgtatagtttccttttaaaaataccagttgctggttccagctcctcaaatgtgagaatttcattcttttctttgttatgtATGAAACTTGAGTAGGTTTTGGACTGATATTCAGATAAAACAAGTAATATAAAAATTATAATGTGCattgttcactattttctgacacgtattgacaaaacaatctaaaaaataatttttatttaaaggcttaataataatatttgtgtcTGTCAGTCATACAAGTTATTAATTGCTTTTCTTATTGAAGCCTAAATGGAGATGACTGCGTTACGGATGATGCAGTGATCACATGTTCTGCTAATGAGTGCAGGTTGTATGAGGGAAATTATGTTTCTAATCAGCTACTTAACATTTGTCAAGACAGACAAACCTGTCAATGCATCTGAAAAATAACAACCTTCCTTTTTATTATGCTTCTgttgaaaattaattaaaagttaTATCGATGTTAACATCTTCATGCATCTTCCATTTTCTTCATGCTGTGAACTGTTGAAACTTATGGTCACAGTGTACTGCATGTTCAGTCTGTTATCGCTGAAGAGTAATGTTCTTCATTGAAAAAAAAGTCTTTAACATTTCATAAATTACATCGAGCAGGTATTTAGGCTGTGGTAATAATTTGGCATACAAATTGTAAAAATAGTTTCACAGCTCtggttaaaagaaatatatatatatttatatttatacagagTGTAGTTTTATGTAGCCATATTATATGATTCAAGGCATCGATTAGGTtttattaatttccttttttcctatttttatcatttattttgtcagaaGTATTGAGAGACTAGAAACCACCATGGGTGGGTTCCCATGTAGATCAGGGACTTTGCTAAATTCAGTTGGTTTAACTAATGTCTTGTGTTtctgtgacagagagagagagagagagagagagagagagtattcACTTCACACTACAACATatataacacaaacaaattaaagaaGATTATCAGAGATTACCAGCAAAAAATCCATTTAGATCTGTGCTTCATCCATAATTTCATCCAAAAAAAGTAATCTCTTGTTTTTGCTCCCCTCTGTCTCGTCTTCCACTTAGGGGTCCAGCGGTGGCGTTCACAATGAGCGGCAGGGTCAGGCCTGAGTGTGTTAATCAGGAGGCAGGAAGATATTAGCCGGGGTCACAGGATTGCACACATTACATATTCTTCCATAACCCCTCCTTATAAACACAGCTGAAGGACGTATGTGACCTCAGGCAGTTTTATGACTCTTACTGACATTCAACAAAGTTAGATGTCACCATTTGGAAACCCTGGTTTTAGCTTTTGTGTGATCCATTTAAacattacttattttatttgtttgctaaGAGATGGATTGGGTTTAAGTATGACCCATGTCCTCTTTAGATATAAAACTTTTAATGATAAATCCTAGTGTTTTTGGTACAGTCACATTGATCTATTAAGTGTGGGGGCTGTATGGCCATATCCCTCACCACAGAGATCAATAGCAGGATATCACGTTAAAGCTGTCTGGCCAGCATACTGTTTTGTCCTTGCATTTTTCCTAGAGTGACTTTCGTCCACTTAAATCCCCTCTTGTTCATTTTTCCCGCTCCATCTGTCCTTTCCCACGTGTATCAACTTCAGAGAATCTTATCTTTCGCTCTCTTTAGCTTCCTCTCTTTTAATCACCCTGACTTTAAAGTATCTCTTTGTCAGATGCGTTCGGTCATCTTTTGTTacatcacatttcttttttgctttcCATTTAAACCTGGCAGCTCACCACCTCTTTAAACCACCCCAAAACATCTGTCCTGCTCCATCTGTGACTGCAGTTATACCCTCTGTTCTGTTTGTCCTATTTCCACCTGCagcatctccctcctctttgccttactttctcccccctccctctctctctctggcctcgCCCTGCCTCCCCATTCACCTGTGTGGCCATGCTGGAGCGAATGTCCCGTCGCTCTcgctccctgctctccctgacCTTGACCACTCTGGCTCTGGCCCTCTCCATCCTGGCTCTCTGCACCTCTTACTGGTGTGAGGGCACCCACAAGGTGGTCAAGCCCCTCTGCCTGTCGCCCGTCAAAATGAAGAACTGTGGTCAGAACAACAGCGAGCCTTACACCACAGGTAAGTGTCACACTGTCTTTCACTTCTCCAGCTTTGCTTGCTTCCTATTGCTTTATTGTTTCTCCCTATTGTTTCTTTTAGGTATACTGTAACTTGGTTTGCTCTTTTATTGTTACaggtatgtttgtgtatataaatgttttttaatatccACTTTTTGAGGAGCACCTTCCTATTTATGCAAACAACTCTTGATTTTGACAATGATTTTAGTCTCAACAGAGCATCTAAGTATGCAGGCAGGGTGCAGATGTTCTATTAAACTGAACTTTAATGAGCACAAACACTTTGAAAAGTAATGGTGTCACACAGAGCTTAGCATTTCATAAACAGCTATGTTGCATAAATCTTTGAGGTGTAACTCTACCAACAAAGGATTTAGGATTTGTCTAGCTGCCAAGGAAGCAACAAGTATGCACGTAACAACAGATGTTACGTTAACAGCAGTGGCACAAGAAGAAGTGATACCACAGTGTAAGAATACTACGCAGCAGTaaataaagctgtcaaatacatttagtgggacaacaaatacaacatctcCCTTGGACATGGGGGGgatgtagaagtataaagtgaaatattgaCTCCAGTTTAGTACTTGAGTTCAACACTTTGTTCCGCTCCACACTGGTGAATAGGAGTGTTTCAGAACATTAAGCTTTGAGCTGGCCTAAAGCAGAAGAGTACTACAAAAGGTTGCCTGGTCACTTAATCCCGATATCTGTTGCAACGTGTTTACCGGCATTTCGCAAACTCAAGTTCATGGGTTCATCTGACCTGACGTCAGCAGTCAGGTGTAGTTTACATGGTATTAGGCGTTTGCATTAGTCAGGCATAATTTGAATGTTGAAACATTGCTACTGAGCAGGTACCGCTCGTCATCGCCACACGTAACCTTCTGACGGATACACTTTGCAGGATAATGCATCATCACTTTAAGATTCTTAGAGAAACATGACTGTGTAATTTCCAATGATAATCAGATAGTTGTATCATTTATATACTTCTAAAACATCTGAGCAAtcatttgacaaaacaatccagACTCGAGGTCTACTTACAAGgattttctggagctttcacaTCTCACAATCTTCTTCTGCAGACTCTTATCAAGTGTACAGCAGATCAAGTACACTGACCAACCTAGGTGAGATGTGATTGAAAGATCTTTctaatgcaaaaatgtaaatgtaaaataagagcagatatagaaatattataaaatcaaaaaatgtgtacgagaaatatgaatatgcaaaaaacgaaatacaataagaatatgACAAATACTGTGAAAAAGATCTGCACAGtgtatctgaattaaaagtgaaagaactgtgcagttttaaaagtGGAAGTAttgttgcagaaatgtgcaaaggtttATTAGATTATTGTCTCTGCATGTGGTCGGTTTGTTATTGTGTATTATCTCATAAGTCTTCCTAAATGTGCTGATAAtattaaatgcagctttctgaCATTGACTCTACCAAAATATTGGCCTTAACTGTTGAATGTGATTACACCATTATTGAATTTCTTGATCTTTGCACCTTGTCACTGCATAACAACAACCAATACCTCAAAATAATCCTCCCCAAGGGATTGTCCTTggtttgatgtttttaaatctctttttgcACATACCTTAGTCCCACAGTGAACTTAATTATGGTGTAGCATTAATCTGcggggtgtgaggacagatccCGACGGTTTATTGGACCATGGGGGAGAGCGCACTGCCTGCTGCCGGGTTTTCTCAACAAATATGATTAATTCACAATGAGATTAACAGCTTTTACTGCACGAAGGAATCATCTACATGTCCTTTATGTACTTGTACAGAAATGTCTACCTTTACAGTGGCTTTACTAACACACATGTGGGATGACAAGGTGCGGGCTGACAGGCCTGCATGTGACTCAAAAACACGGCCATGTTATCTTTGAGACCACAGTGTGATGAACAGACTTGTTAAGCGGTcactgttttgtgtctctctttctaaAGTACATACTTTTTCCAATTTTCCATCAACACATCGCTGCACGCATAGTGTGTCTTCTCTGGCATTATGGCGTTACGTTTTTGACAATGGAAAATATTGCGTCAAAGAACCTATTAGATATTTCTGAGGCATGATTGCGTTTGCAGTTTGCacttctgtgtatctgtgtgtgtcctgtgtgtgctGTATTGGATCAGTTGTTGATGCTGGTTACCTCGCAGGTCTTCGATGTTGTCATGTTTGCATGATATTGCTGAATGTTGGGTTAGGGTTTGGAGAATACAGATTTCCccacaaatgtgtgtgagtgtgaacgtGTTGGTGTCTCAAAGAGCTGTGAAGAGATGATCCACCCAGTGCCACCAACTCCATTATCCCACATAGGAATAAGCAGGTACACAAATGTACCTAAAACACGCTCTTCTCATTGTCATCCTCTTGTGCTGTCACGCAGAGAGTCCCACTCAGAACCCGTACAACCGCACACTGTCTCCAGCCAGGAGGGACGAGCTGGCCAAGATCAGACAGAGGCAGTTGGCCAACGCAGTTCAGTACATCTGGGAGACGGGAGAAGACAAGTTTGCTTTTAGATACTTCCACACTGGTTTCTGGGAAAGCTGCGAGAAACACAACGACGGTGAGACCAAGCACACCTGGTCACAATATTTGAATACTCGGATACTAGAatagttttattacatttccatAGGTTCTTTTCAGACACAGCTCTCCGCAAAATCTTTTCATTTGAACTCAAAGAGCAATGTCTTCATCTTGTTTATATCTGTAAATCTGGTTTGTAGGGGAGAAATGTCGAAGCTTTATAGAGTTAACACCTGGAGAAACACAAGGTGAGTTGTGCATCagctgaaatataaaaaacattgaattattgtttttaccttttttatatttttctttctctattgcatgcgtgtgtgtcaaTTGTGTATGTATTTTCAAATGTTGCAGGTGTCCTCTGGCTGTCTGTTATTTCAGAGTTTACGTACATCGGTCTGCTGGGGATGGGCTTCCTACTGATGTGGCTGGAAGTCTTGTGTTCCCATAAAGAGATGCACTCGCTAAAAATCAATGCCTATGCAGCTATCTGTACTGTGTTGTCAGGTGAGATTCAGTGTATCCTTcaattttacatttctgcttttcGTTCATTAACTTTATAATCACTTCCTTCTCCATATATCATTCTCTATTTACATGCTCATATTTCTTTATTCGGtctggtttttgtttgtttcacccCCCATGTAGGTCTTCTTGGGATGGTGGCCCATATGATGTTCACCACAGTGTTTCAGATGACAGTCATCGTGGGCCCCAAAGACTGGAGGCCTCAGTCCTGGGACTACGGCTGGTCTTTTGCGTAGGTGGCTGCTCTTTAGAGACAGCATATAAGCCTGTATTATTAAAGCATGTACCTATAAATAGTTGTTATTTACAGGCTATGATGAgatgtttctcttctctctctaatgATCCTAAATCTCATCTGTTCTCAGTCTTGCCTGGGTGTCCTTCAGTTGCTGTATGGGGGCCGCGGTGGTCACACTCAACTCCTACACAAAGACCATCATCGAGCTCCGTCGCAGACAGAGGCTCCGTTTGGAGGAAGCAAGAGCCGCCACTCATGCTCCTTCCTACGATGAGGTGGTTCCAGGAGGCGGGCTCTACTCTGTCAGCGGCCTGTTGCAGTGTCCAGACGGTATGATCGACGTAGCGTGGGCCCCGAATGGCAGCGTGGTCGGAGTGGGAAATGGGGATGTACCAACGCTGGTTTTAGTTGGAGGCTGTGGGCCGGAGGGGTGTGAagactgtgagagagagatggatgagatGGACGATGCCATGGACCGAGTGGATTCACCTTGTTAGGGGATCTTTTATATCTATCAACTTAAAAAAGGGTTGAAAAAAAACTGGACAAGGAAAGATCCTGTCATCGTGCTGGAGAGGGATCAATGTGAGCAAACACATCCTGTTTTTCTATTCTTCCACTTTGACTTTCAGTGAAATGCACTTTTTTTGCGATTGAAGGCCATTGAAATCAATGCATATCAAACTGTAAAGACTAAAATGTATTATCACACTGGCATGCAAGGCTGCATGTTTCTGGGTATTTCTCAGTGCCTCATGGAAGGAAAGTAAATGTATGTCTCTATATTTAAAGgcatataaatgtttatatcattttattgtttatatattaacACACAATGTATCAGGTTATCATAATTATCATTTCACTGCATAGACGGGACGGATGTGTCCTGCTATTGAACAGATCAGCCTGTCCTTTAgagtaaatatacaatatattctCGTTTATCTCTTGATGCAATGCACATATACCAGAGGATACAACAGACACAatttctctgcagacacacagacaaacccaTACGATAGACACATAGTGATAGAAAGATTACAGAGATTTTGAAAAGTCTGCTCTCTGATGTTGAACAGAAGATTATGTGTAAACCAGTAATCCCGAGTTGGATGGAAAGAAGGAGGAATAGagtgaggagagatggaaagcatgtgaagg contains:
- the atg12 gene encoding ubiquitin-like protein ATG12 translates to MSDNAESPTETQKEESQPPSDDSTTNDDKKKIDVLLKSVGDTPIMKTKKWAVDRGRTILSLSQFISRFLKLDGSEQLFIYVNQSFAPSPDQEVGILFDCFGSDGKLVLHYCKSQAWG
- the LOC115021564 gene encoding germ cell-specific gene 1-like protein, yielding MLERMSRRSRSLLSLTLTTLALALSILALCTSYWCEGTHKVVKPLCLSPVKMKNCGQNNSEPYTTESPTQNPYNRTLSPARRDELAKIRQRQLANAVQYIWETGEDKFAFRYFHTGFWESCEKHNDGEKCRSFIELTPGETQGVLWLSVISEFTYIGLLGMGFLLMWLEVLCSHKEMHSLKINAYAAICTVLSGLLGMVAHMMFTTVFQMTVIVGPKDWRPQSWDYGWSFALAWVSFSCCMGAAVVTLNSYTKTIIELRRRQRLRLEEARAATHAPSYDEVVPGGGLYSVSGLLQCPDGMIDVAWAPNGSVVGVGNGDVPTLVLVGGCGPEGCEDCEREMDEMDDAMDRVDSPC